The DNA region CGTCGCGTCGGCTGACCGAACGCAGGGTCCATCCGTCGCGACCTCCGCCGGTGGAGAGCTTGACGATCCTGTCGGAGGTCTCCTCGCGAAATACGCCGGTTTGCAGCGATGGGCCGATGATCGTGCCGATCAGCACCAGCGCTGGATGTTCCGGCAGTGAGACGACCGGCGCAGGAGGTGGCGGCCTCACCGGTGCGACGGCAATCGCGCGCGGAACTGGCGGACGGCGCGAAGCGGCAAAGATCGGGCGCTGCGTAGTGGCGGAGAGATCGCCAAGAGCGACCAGCCACAACGGATTGTGCGCGACGCGTGTGTCCTTCGAGGCGGCGTCAAGAACCGCGGGCGCCGCTTGCGTGCCGGCGGCATGCGACTGTGCAGTTGCCGCCAGCAGCCCGAGCGTCAGCAGCGGCAGCATGCGGCGACGCGTGCGGCGGAGATGTCTGCACAGCGCGCCGATCCCGCGATCGGTCCGCCGCGGTGACCCGACCGCAGCTTGCTGCATTGCCGGCATGGTGCCTCGACTTCCATTCGCACTGAAACACGTACGACAGTCTGACACAGTTTGCCGGCGTGGGTTCAATCGCTGCCGTGCAACTTCGCGCGCCACCGCTGGTCATCAGACCCGCCGGACTTTGCAAATTGCGAACTGCGCGGTCAGTCCGCCGGCAATCGGCGGCACATGATCGCGAGGGGCGCGCGCATCTGCCCAGGAGCGCGATGAGCGTCGGCAAATCGCCGTCGCGCCTAAGCCCGTCGCTTTCCGGAGCGACGTTTTCGAGAACAGCAGCACACTTATCGAAATCACGCTCTGACGCGAAGCGGGCTTTGCGTTTTGCGTACAATCCGGGGTTCACCGGCTACGACCGCGTCAAGTTGACGCAGGGGCCGGTCGCCGGTAATGTTTGGCAATATTGTCCCGGTATCGGGGCTCGGCTGGCCCGACCTCGATGCCCTGAAATGTGCCTTTTCATGGAATCCGATTGCGGACCGAAGCGGTTTTCGACCAGCGGCCTACCCGAACGCGAACGTCTCTCCCGATGGCGCGAGGAGTTCGGGCGGACCGTGGTCCGGGTGAACATCGAGCCGCTCGAGCCTGACGCCCCGTTTTGCGCCGAAGCCATCCTGCAGCGCCTTCCGGGCGTGGCGATTGCGTCGTGCTCCGGCTCGGCGGCGCGACTGGATCGCACCCGCGCGCTCGCCGCCGAAGGCGGCGATGACCTGGGGCTGATCGTCAATCTCGGCGATCCGGCGCTGGTGTGGCGGTCCGGGACGGACACCACATTGCGGGAGGGCAGCGCCGTTGTTGTCCGTCGGGACGAACCGGTCCTGTTGTGCGGCTCACGCCACCTCAACCTGGTGTTTCCGCGAACGGCGCTCGCGATGCGCGCGAATGTCGATTCCGCGGTCATGCGGGTCATCCCGCCCGACGATCCAGCACTGCGACTGCTGATCAGCTATCTCGGTCTGGTTCAGGCCGATCCGGAACTGGATCAGCCGATCCTGCAGCAGAAGATCGCCGACCACATCCACGACCTCGCCGCGTTGGTCATTTCTGCACATCGCGTCCCCCCGGAACATGCGGCGGGCGGCGTCGCGGCGGCGCGGTTGGCCGGTACGCTGGAAGATATCGGCAAGCATTTTTCCGATCCGGACATGACGGTCGCGAGCGTGGCAAGCCGGGCAGGCATCTCGCCGCGCTATCTTCAGGTGTTGCTGGAAAAGTCGGGCGTGTCGTTCACCGCCCGCGTCAACGAGCTCCGGCTGAAACGCGCGTTCGAGCTGCTGGTCCGGTTTCCGAACCGGCCGGTCTCCGACGTCGCCATGCAGGCGGGATTCTCCAACGTCTCACATTTCAACCGCTTGTTCCGGCGCCGGTTCGGCGATAGCCCGAACGGCGTGCGCGGCCGGGCCTGAGGCCCGCGCGGGCTACGGCGCGGTCTGGTGAGAAACTCCAGGAGCGTTGCCGGACAGCAACTCACGACGTGCCCGGCAATGCTGCGTGCAACCTCTGCGTCCGGTCGCCTGGAAACGATCGCGATCAGGCGGCGGCCCGCTCGCACGCCGCGAGCGCATCCTCGATTTGCCGTACGACAGCAGCCGTAGGCTGCCTTTCCCTTTGCAGGCGTCGGAGCTGGTTCCAGAGGCGGATGATGTTTTGCTGCCGGACCGCGTCGAGATCGGCAGCCCTCGGATTGTTCGCGTGCATGTCCTCGCGCTCGCGCTTGCCTATGCCTTCGCGCATTTAAGAACATAACACGAACAAAAAGTCAAGTCCGCATTAAGAAAATATTCCTCTTGGCATCCTACCCAACTCAGCTGTCTAATGTCCGCGTCTCACCCGATCGAGGGGCGCTTCGCGGTCGTCATGAGCGCGGTGTGAGATGCGGTGGACGCGGAGTGTGCGAAGACGTAGCGCGCGCAAGGCGGACGGTGAAGTCGTGCAGGCCTGACGCCCTAGTGGCAGGTGTTGATTCCTTTGACGCGAAAGCGTTGCGGATGACGGTGACACAAAAGCCCAGTCTCGCCGGGGCGAGCACGTATAAGCCGTAACCCATCGCGCAGGGAAAGCCGGGTTGTTCCCGGTTACACCTGTGGTCCTACCCCGGTGCTTTTTGTTGCACCGGGCCCATGGGTGCGATCGGCACCCGGCTTTCCCTGCGCCCTCTGTTCACAGAGCGGCGGAACGAACAGCAGACTCGGACAATTCATGTCGCGAGAACGCGAAGCTATATCCCCACCCACAACTGTCATCGCCCGGTTTAACCGGGCGACCCAGTACGCCGCGGCCTCTCGGCTCAAGCACGACTGCCTCTGGAATACTGGATCACCCGCATGCGCGGGTGACGACACCGCGGTGGTGGTTGGTGAATCGAGAACGACCCACAGCGTCGTCCTGGAAGGCCAGGACCCATTACCACAAGCATCAGTCGTTGCGCGACGCTGTGGCCACGATTCCGTTCACGATCAAATTCGGTCGTTATGGGCTCCTGGCCTTCGCCAGGACGACAATCTCTTCGTGGGAGCGGAAGCGAACGCGCCACGTCCAATCGTGCGCCTCACTTGCCCTTCGCCGCCTTCTCTTTCGTCTTCGCCGCACGATAGCGCGCGGCGCCGCCTTCGCGGATCATCTGCTGGCTGCGCTCGACGGCGAGTGCGTCGTCGGGGACATCCTTGGTGATGACAGAGCCGGAGCCGATATAGGCTCCCTTGCCGATCTTCACCGGGGCCACCAGCGAGGAATTGGTGCCGACGAAAGCGCCCTCGCCGATCTCGGTCTTGTGCTTGAGGAAGCCGTCATAGTTGCAGGTGATGGTGCCGGCGCCGAGGTTGGAATTGGCGCCGACATGGGCGTCGCCGACATAGGACAGATGATTGACCTTGACGCCGGCTTCCAGCACCGCGGCCTTGGTCTCGACGAAATTGCCGATCCGCGCGCCGTCGCCGAGCGAGGTGCCGGGCCGCAGCCGCGCATAGGGGCCGACCGAGACCTTCTTGCCGATCCTGGCTTCCACGATATGCGAGAAGGAATGGATCACGGCACCGTCCTCGATGGTGACGCCCGGACCGATCACGACGAACGGCTCGATGGTGACGTCCTTGCCGAATGTGGTGTCGGCGGCGAGATAGACCGTCTCGGGCGCGATCAGGGTGACGCCGGCCTCGAGCGCCTGCTTGCGCAGCCGCGCCTGCATCACGGCCTCGGCCTCGGCGAGCTGCGCCTTGGTGTTGATGCCGCGCACTTCGTCTTCGCTGGTTTCGATCACGACGGCCTCCAGTCCCAATTGCCTGACGATGCCGACGGCATCGGGCAGATAATATTCACCCTTGGCGTTGGCGTTGCCGATCTGCTCGAGGATCGCGAGCGCCTTGCGGCCATCGAGCGCCATCACCCCGGCATTGCACAGCGTGATCTTGCGTTCCTCGTCGCTGGCGTCGGCGTGCTCGCGGATCGCCGTGAGCTTGCCGTCCTTGACCACGAGCCGGCCATAGCCGGTCGGATCGGCGGCACGGAAGCCGAGCGCCGCCAGTGCCGCGCCCTCGCGCAAGGCTGCACGCAGCCGCGCAAAGGTCTCGGCCGAGATCAGCGGCGTGTCGCCGAAGGCGACCAAGAGGTCATCGGCGCCTTGCGCAATCGCATCGCGCGCCGCCAGCACTGCATGCGCGGTGCCGTGCCGCTCGCGCTGCACGAAGATCTGCGCATCGGGCCGCACCCGCCGCGCCTCGGCGGCGACCGCCTCGTGATCGGGGCCGATCACCACGGCGAGCCGCGATCCCTCGCCGGCGGCGGCGGCGCCCAGCACATGCGACAGCAGCGACTGTCCGGCGACGGGGTGCAGCACCTTCGGCAGCGACGAACGCATCCGCGTCCCCTCGCCGGCCGCAAGCACCACCGTCAGGCTCGATCGCGCAGTCATCAGGTATCCTCAAGATTCCGCGCGACACGGCGCGCCGCGATGTCTTTAATTGTTTTCCCGGGGAGAAGAAACCGATTCGCCCCCGTAGCGGTGCGGATTCAAGTTCCGTCTGCATTTCCTGTTAATCTTTACCTTGTGATTCGGCGGGCCTTGAGGAGGGCCAATCGCGCCTTGGCCAAAGATCCCGATAAGCTTGCGACGGATTTGCAGACCGATGACGGCCTGCTCGGCAGCGTGCTCGCCGAGGAGAAGGAGTCCGGCCGCCGACTGGCATGGCGGCTCGGCACCTGGGGCGTCGTTGCGGTCGGCGCCGTCGCGGTTGCCGTCATGGCCAATCAGTCGGC from Bradyrhizobium genosp. L includes:
- a CDS encoding helix-turn-helix transcriptional regulator encodes the protein MSVGKSPSRLSPSLSGATFSRTAAHLSKSRSDAKRALRFAYNPGFTGYDRVKLTQGPVAGNVWQYCPGIGARLARPRCPEMCLFMESDCGPKRFSTSGLPERERLSRWREEFGRTVVRVNIEPLEPDAPFCAEAILQRLPGVAIASCSGSAARLDRTRALAAEGGDDLGLIVNLGDPALVWRSGTDTTLREGSAVVVRRDEPVLLCGSRHLNLVFPRTALAMRANVDSAVMRVIPPDDPALRLLISYLGLVQADPELDQPILQQKIADHIHDLAALVISAHRVPPEHAAGGVAAARLAGTLEDIGKHFSDPDMTVASVASRAGISPRYLQVLLEKSGVSFTARVNELRLKRAFELLVRFPNRPVSDVAMQAGFSNVSHFNRLFRRRFGDSPNGVRGRA
- the glmU gene encoding bifunctional UDP-N-acetylglucosamine diphosphorylase/glucosamine-1-phosphate N-acetyltransferase GlmU → MTARSSLTVVLAAGEGTRMRSSLPKVLHPVAGQSLLSHVLGAAAAGEGSRLAVVIGPDHEAVAAEARRVRPDAQIFVQRERHGTAHAVLAARDAIAQGADDLLVAFGDTPLISAETFARLRAALREGAALAALGFRAADPTGYGRLVVKDGKLTAIREHADASDEERKITLCNAGVMALDGRKALAILEQIGNANAKGEYYLPDAVGIVRQLGLEAVVIETSEDEVRGINTKAQLAEAEAVMQARLRKQALEAGVTLIAPETVYLAADTTFGKDVTIEPFVVIGPGVTIEDGAVIHSFSHIVEARIGKKVSVGPYARLRPGTSLGDGARIGNFVETKAAVLEAGVKVNHLSYVGDAHVGANSNLGAGTITCNYDGFLKHKTEIGEGAFVGTNSSLVAPVKIGKGAYIGSGSVITKDVPDDALAVERSQQMIREGGAARYRAAKTKEKAAKGK